Proteins from a genomic interval of Bradyrhizobium sp. CCGB01:
- a CDS encoding MarR family transcriptional regulator — protein MSATRKEGARLRSIGNLDIIRRFTWEISSINMYLEELRQFWARTLGISGPQWLILMAISDLDKDDGVPVNVVSKLLHVDPSFVTTQSKLLEKKGLLRRRPSPTDARVVRLSLVEKTQKHIASLNEQYKTIREFVFQEFDENELTEFTGKLATLKTRLEKACVRISLDF, from the coding sequence GTGTCAGCGACGAGGAAAGAAGGGGCGCGCCTCCGCTCCATCGGCAATCTGGATATCATCAGGCGTTTCACCTGGGAGATATCGTCGATCAACATGTATCTGGAGGAGCTGCGTCAGTTCTGGGCGAGAACGCTGGGCATCAGCGGTCCGCAATGGCTGATCCTGATGGCGATCTCCGACCTCGACAAGGACGACGGCGTGCCCGTCAACGTGGTCTCCAAGCTGCTCCACGTTGATCCGTCTTTCGTCACCACCCAGTCCAAGCTGCTGGAGAAGAAGGGCCTGCTGCGCCGGCGGCCCTCGCCGACCGACGCCCGCGTGGTGCGGCTCTCGCTGGTCGAGAAGACGCAGAAGCACATCGCGAGTCTCAACGAGCAGTACAAGACGATTCGCGAATTCGTCTTCCAGGAGTTCGACGAGAACGAACTGACCGAATTCACCGGCAAGCTCGCGACGCTGAAGACCCGGCTCGAAAAGGCCTGCGTCAGGATCTCGCTCGACTTCTGA
- a CDS encoding acetamidase/formamidase family protein — translation MTHHHLHSSPETCHWGFFEAALKPVLTIKSGDEVTVDTISGGPDMLPDRDKFHIPPEMHEVHAKNERMLPGHILTGPIAVEGAAPGDVLAVEILDVQLRQDWGWNMIKPLSGTLPDDFHETRILNIPLDRSRMVGRMPWGLDLPLKPFFGVMGVSPPPAWGRISSLVPRAMGGNLDNKELGAGATLYLPVFVPGAMFSCGDGHGVQGDGEVCVTAIETALQGRFRLTLRKDLRFDYPRAETATHYMTMAMDPDLDQCVVRALRDMIVLLGETRNLSREDAYTLCSLAADLRVTQTVNGCKGIHCMIEKAIVHG, via the coding sequence ATGACCCACCACCACCTGCATTCAAGTCCCGAAACCTGCCATTGGGGCTTCTTCGAAGCTGCGCTCAAGCCCGTCCTCACCATCAAGAGTGGCGACGAGGTGACGGTCGACACCATCAGCGGCGGGCCCGACATGCTGCCCGACCGCGACAAGTTTCACATTCCACCGGAAATGCACGAGGTTCATGCCAAGAACGAGCGCATGCTGCCCGGCCACATCCTCACCGGCCCGATCGCCGTCGAAGGCGCCGCGCCCGGCGACGTGCTCGCGGTCGAGATCCTCGACGTCCAGCTCCGGCAGGATTGGGGATGGAACATGATCAAGCCGCTGTCGGGTACCCTGCCCGACGATTTCCACGAGACGCGCATCCTCAACATCCCGCTGGACCGGTCGCGGATGGTCGGCCGCATGCCCTGGGGCCTCGATCTGCCGCTAAAACCGTTCTTCGGCGTGATGGGCGTCTCGCCGCCACCGGCCTGGGGCCGCATCTCCTCGCTCGTTCCGCGCGCGATGGGCGGCAATCTCGACAACAAGGAGTTAGGTGCCGGTGCGACGCTGTATCTGCCCGTGTTCGTCCCGGGCGCAATGTTCTCCTGCGGCGACGGCCACGGCGTGCAGGGCGACGGCGAGGTCTGCGTCACCGCGATCGAGACCGCGCTCCAGGGCCGCTTCCGCCTGACGCTGCGCAAGGACCTCAGGTTCGATTATCCCCGCGCCGAGACGGCGACGCATTACATGACCATGGCCATGGACCCCGACCTCGACCAGTGCGTGGTGCGCGCGCTGCGCGACATGATTGTGCTGCTCGGCGAGACGCGAAACCTGTCGCGCGAGGATGCCTACACGCTGTGCAGCCTGGCGGCCGATCTGCGGGTGACCCAGACCGTCAACGGCTGCAAGGGCATCCATTGCATGATCGAAAAGGCGATCGTGCACGGCTAG
- a CDS encoding porin — protein MKVVKSLLLGTAAGLIAVGGAQAADLPVKAKAVEYVKICTLYGAGFYYIPGTDTCIKLGGYLRAEVALNAGGNYSAQYNGVFAANNRLTNYYSMRAREDLNIDTRTATEYGVVRTYFDAVFTWTTGNYTGTGSATGGTQYSGTIGLNAAGTGLTGSSGGAVNGTDGGISGGALGVYYAFIQFAGFTLGKAVSQFDAPWINYPGNNFDQLVGGSGSTNGVAQITYTADFGQGITATFSAQDQTQVFQTALWNTAGMSTTGVLGGAYGSNNLGGSRAPDLVGQVRVDQAWGLFQASVAAHDNHVGYYGATEVTGHPEDKWGWAVQLALQIKNIPTGAGDVINISGVYTDGASRYNFQELAATSYSMFGSSNAAYQSIGFAGVSDAVFGPGGGLELTKTYGFRGAYTHNWSPYWNTALYGAWAAVNYSGTAKGLICGSAAFATLTGTCNPDFNIGQVGVITRWTPVKNLTFSADFTYSHLDQKYSGAITTAALTGVAKPAATYELKDQDTYSLLLRAQRNW, from the coding sequence ATGAAAGTGGTGAAGAGCCTTTTGCTCGGCACTGCGGCGGGTCTGATCGCCGTCGGTGGAGCCCAGGCGGCCGATCTTCCGGTCAAGGCCAAGGCGGTCGAGTACGTCAAGATCTGCACGCTCTACGGCGCGGGCTTCTACTACATCCCCGGCACCGACACCTGCATCAAGCTCGGCGGCTATCTGCGTGCTGAAGTCGCGCTCAATGCCGGCGGCAACTACAGCGCCCAGTACAACGGCGTGTTTGCGGCGAACAACCGCCTGACCAACTACTACTCGATGCGCGCTCGTGAAGATCTCAACATCGACACGCGCACCGCGACCGAGTACGGCGTGGTCCGCACCTACTTCGATGCGGTCTTCACCTGGACGACCGGCAACTATACCGGCACCGGTTCGGCCACGGGCGGGACCCAGTACAGCGGCACGATCGGCCTCAACGCGGCCGGCACCGGCCTCACCGGCTCGAGCGGCGGCGCGGTCAACGGCACCGACGGCGGCATCTCGGGCGGTGCGCTCGGCGTCTACTACGCCTTCATCCAGTTCGCCGGCTTCACCCTGGGTAAGGCCGTGTCGCAGTTCGACGCGCCCTGGATCAACTATCCCGGCAACAACTTCGATCAGCTGGTCGGCGGCAGCGGCTCCACCAACGGCGTCGCCCAGATCACCTACACCGCTGACTTCGGTCAGGGCATCACGGCGACGTTCTCGGCGCAGGACCAGACGCAGGTCTTCCAGACCGCCCTCTGGAACACTGCCGGCATGTCCACCACCGGCGTCCTCGGCGGTGCCTACGGCTCGAACAATCTCGGCGGCAGCCGCGCGCCCGACCTCGTCGGTCAGGTCCGTGTCGACCAGGCCTGGGGTCTCTTCCAGGCGTCGGTCGCCGCGCACGACAACCATGTCGGCTACTACGGTGCGACCGAAGTCACCGGTCATCCCGAAGACAAGTGGGGCTGGGCCGTTCAGCTCGCTCTGCAGATCAAGAACATCCCGACCGGCGCAGGCGACGTGATCAACATCTCGGGCGTCTACACCGACGGCGCAAGCCGCTACAACTTCCAGGAGCTGGCCGCGACCAGCTACTCGATGTTCGGCAGCTCGAACGCCGCGTATCAGAGCATCGGCTTTGCCGGCGTGTCTGATGCGGTGTTCGGTCCCGGCGGCGGCCTCGAGCTGACCAAGACCTACGGCTTCCGTGGCGCCTACACCCACAACTGGAGCCCGTACTGGAACACGGCGCTCTACGGCGCGTGGGCTGCGGTCAACTACAGCGGCACGGCCAAGGGCCTGATCTGCGGCAGCGCCGCGTTCGCGACCCTGACCGGCACCTGCAACCCGGACTTCAACATCGGCCAGGTCGGTGTCATCACCCGCTGGACGCCGGTCAAGAACCTGACCTTCTCGGCTGACTTCACCTACAGCCATCTCGACCAGAAGTACTCGGGCGCGATCACGACCGCTGCGCTGACGGGCGTCGCCAAGCCGGCGGCGACCTACGAGCTGAAGGACCAGGACACCTACAGCCTGCTGCTGCGCGCCCAGCGCAACTGGTAA
- a CDS encoding GcrA family cell cycle regulator, protein MPVLSPTWTDERIEILKQHFEAGLSCSEIAADIGVSRNAVIGKLSRLNLTRGRTLDDRKVQDRGHAPARARRAVPRLQYEMLATIYGETDGPMVAGPIDDANRCSLLELAENRCRWPISTPGAEDFCFCGNVAPDGQSYCAGHSRLAYRPNSRARMMRG, encoded by the coding sequence ATGCCTGTTCTCTCACCGACCTGGACCGACGAACGAATCGAAATTCTGAAGCAGCACTTCGAGGCCGGCCTCTCCTGCAGCGAGATCGCTGCCGACATCGGTGTCAGCCGCAACGCGGTGATCGGCAAGCTGTCGCGCCTCAATCTCACGCGCGGCCGGACGCTCGACGATCGCAAGGTTCAGGACAGGGGCCATGCGCCGGCGCGCGCGCGGAGAGCCGTGCCGCGACTGCAATATGAGATGCTCGCCACGATCTACGGCGAGACCGACGGACCTATGGTCGCAGGTCCCATCGACGACGCCAATCGCTGCTCGCTGCTGGAGCTTGCCGAGAACCGCTGCCGCTGGCCGATCTCGACCCCGGGCGCGGAGGATTTCTGCTTCTGCGGCAATGTTGCGCCCGACGGCCAGTCCTACTGCGCCGGCCACAGCCGCCTCGCCTACCGGCCGAATTCGCGCGCCCGCATGATGCGCGGCTGA
- a CDS encoding dienelactone hydrolase, protein MIPACLSDDWILCPEREDISAEFTRLLTAAQEGGATIAECLMIARQLKQDGEQSWHREWKKLAQANRHRAEAAFVEGHMATAQRNWLRALNYYGAAAMPLDPADERRWVAVLAMQECARRFLAARSPAGEVVTIPWADDGHALQGYFLPAPSAGKRAPTVICIGEPGHRKEEFLFKLAPHARERGLSMLALDLLGDQRDDYTDTLLQRRDLESSIASAMDYLETRGDVDFDRVAIVADGWGSSFVARAVLQEPRLAAAVCDGGLWDLHERSFFASRFAMSDLSIVPVPHSPLMASSADCPVLITLGEDGWLKADRARQIVQTSRLGSSDIVLKVFTAAETGAAQAHADNPSLANEYIFDWLESQLGAAGRRI, encoded by the coding sequence ATGATACCCGCATGCCTCTCCGACGACTGGATCCTCTGCCCGGAGAGAGAGGACATCTCCGCTGAATTCACGCGGCTCCTCACCGCGGCACAGGAGGGCGGCGCCACTATCGCAGAATGCCTGATGATCGCGCGCCAGCTCAAGCAGGACGGCGAGCAGTCCTGGCATCGCGAGTGGAAGAAGCTGGCGCAGGCCAACCGTCATCGTGCCGAGGCGGCCTTCGTGGAAGGCCACATGGCGACCGCGCAACGCAACTGGCTGCGGGCTCTGAACTACTACGGCGCGGCCGCGATGCCGCTGGACCCGGCGGACGAGCGCCGCTGGGTCGCGGTGCTGGCGATGCAGGAATGCGCGCGGCGCTTCCTCGCGGCGCGCAGTCCGGCCGGCGAGGTCGTCACGATTCCCTGGGCCGACGACGGGCACGCCTTGCAGGGCTATTTCCTGCCTGCGCCATCGGCGGGCAAGCGGGCTCCGACGGTGATCTGCATCGGCGAGCCCGGGCACCGCAAGGAAGAATTCCTGTTCAAGCTCGCGCCGCATGCGCGCGAGCGCGGATTGTCGATGCTCGCGCTGGACCTGCTCGGCGACCAGCGCGACGATTATACCGACACGCTCTTGCAGCGCCGCGACCTCGAGAGCTCGATCGCCAGCGCCATGGATTACCTGGAGACGCGCGGCGACGTCGATTTCGATCGCGTCGCCATCGTGGCCGACGGGTGGGGCTCTTCCTTCGTCGCGCGCGCGGTGTTGCAGGAGCCGCGGCTCGCTGCGGCCGTCTGCGACGGCGGCCTGTGGGACCTGCACGAGCGATCCTTCTTCGCCAGCCGCTTTGCGATGAGCGACCTCAGCATCGTCCCGGTGCCGCATTCGCCGCTGATGGCCTCCAGCGCCGACTGTCCGGTGCTGATCACGCTCGGCGAGGACGGCTGGCTCAAGGCCGACCGGGCGCGCCAGATCGTGCAGACGTCGCGGCTCGGCAGCTCCGATATCGTGCTGAAGGTGTTCACCGCGGCCGAGACCGGCGCGGCGCAGGCCCATGCGGACAATCCGAGCCTTGCCAACGAATACATCTTCGACTGGCTGGAATCGCAGCTCGGCGCCGCCGGCCGCCGGATCTGA